One window of Dehalococcoidia bacterium genomic DNA carries:
- a CDS encoding excisionase family DNA-binding protein: protein MRISIETGDDFLTVPQAAEVIGVSRITAWQWVKEGKIPALILGGKSLIPRATAEAFKRKRDFDAEERRIQKKSDRVRIISEV, encoded by the coding sequence ATGAGAATTTCAATCGAAACTGGAGACGACTTCCTCACAGTTCCCCAAGCTGCGGAAGTGATCGGGGTATCTAGAATCACCGCATGGCAGTGGGTTAAGGAGGGTAAAATTCCGGCGCTCATTCTTGGAGGCAAATCGCTTATCCCCCGAGCAACGGCAGAGGCCTTCAAACGAAAGAGGGACTTTGATGCTGAGGAACGAAGAATACAGAAGAAGTCAGACAGAGTCAGAATAATCAGTGAAGTTTAA